The following are encoded in a window of Urocitellus parryii isolate mUroPar1 chromosome 7, mUroPar1.hap1, whole genome shotgun sequence genomic DNA:
- the Fbxo39 gene encoding F-box only protein 39 produces the protein MDEESEPIQPQDQSCWATLPDVCLRRVFWWLGDRDRSRAALVCRKWNQMMYSADLWRYRTITFSGRPSRVHASEFESALWYVKKFGRYLEHLEIKFLNPYNAVLTKKFQVTMRGLLSCLGKSNNRLKSLSIQHLELDRLVWRNSIRSSLIKSLSFFLKKMGKHLDYLSLKGARLTVEQGCHVLNSLSYLRNESMASELNIEDYFSHHLAVYSSPQFNKTMATFHNLVSLTLNYNCISDELLENLGENNASTLWTMNIKCHIHDPHGQVVWGMSWAKLARQANNLKVNFFFERVMKYERLARILLQEIPVRSISLRSCYFSDPDWSMRPTLMDLLPTFRHTLQKLTFEFNNNHESLDEELHLLILNCRKLFYFKIWAFLDVRFVERILKSQEEGQCALRTLKVRIYTNRYETNEEDRTLREIYRKYRKLIDSELNYFVIAYPMM, from the exons ATGGATGAAGAAAGTGAACCCATCCAGCCTCAAGACCAGAGTTGCTGGGCCACCCTGCCCGATGTCTGCCTGCGACGTGTCTTCTGGTGGCTGGGAGACAGGGACAGGTCCAGGGCAGCCCTGGTCTGCAGGAAGTGGAACCAGATGATGTATTCAGCTGACCTCTGGCGATACAGGACCATCACCTTCAGCGGGAGACCTTCCCGGGTACACGCATCCGAATTTGAGTCAGCTCTTTGGTATGTTAAGAAATTTGGCCGTTACCTGGAACACCTGGAGATCAAATTCCTGAATCCTTACAATGCTGTCTTGACGAAGAAGTTTCAGGTCACCATGCGAGGTCTTCTCTCGTGCCTGGGCAAGAGTAACAACCGCCTGAAGTCTCTTTCCATTCAGCACTTGGAACTGGACCGTCTGGTCTGGAGGAACAGCATCAGGAGCTCTCTCATCAAGAGCCTGAGCTTCTTCCTAAAGAAAATGGGCAAACACCTGGACTACCTCAGCCTGAAAGGGGCCAGGCTCACAGTGGAGCAAGGCTGCCACGTCCTCAACTCCCTGAGCTACCTACGGAACGAGAGCATGGCCTCGGAACTCAACATTGAGGATTACTTCAGCCATCACCTGGCCGTCTACAGCAGCCCCCAGTTCAACAAGACCATGGCCACGTTCCACAACCTGGTGTCCCTGACGCTCAACTACAACTGTATCTCTGATGAGCTGCTCGAGAACTTGGGTGAGAACAACGCCAGCACCCTCTGGACCATGAACATCAAATGCCATATTCACGATCCCCATGGCCAAGTTGTCTGGGGCATGTCCTGGGCCAAGCTGGCCAGACAGGCCAACAACCTGAAGGTGAACTTCTTCTTTGAGCGGGTCATGAAGTACGAGCGCTTGGCCCGGATCCTCCTGCAGGAGATCCCGGTCAGGAGCATCAGTCTGAGAAGCTGCTATTTCAGTGATCCAGACTGGTCCATGCGGCCCACTCTGATGGACCTCCTTCCCACCTTCCGGCACACTCTGCAG AAATTAACTTTTGAGTTCAACAACAACCATGAGTCACTGGATGAAGAGCTGCACCTTCTCATTCTAAACTGCAGGAAGctgttttactttaaaatctgGGCTTTCCTCGATGTTAGATTTGTAGAGCGAATTCTGAAGAGCCAAGAGGAGGGGCAGTGTGCCCTGCGCACCCTCAAG GTGAGAATTTATACAAACAGATACGAGACAAATGAAGAAGACAGGACCCTCCGGGAAATTTACAGGAAGTACAGAAAGCTGATCGATTCAGAGCTAAACTATTTTGTCATCGCTTATCCCATGATGTGA